In the genome of Burkholderia sp. PAMC 26561, the window GTTGATCGCGACCGCGCCGCTGCTGAGCCATCTGGCGGTTCCGGTGCGCGTCAAAGTCGGGGTGGCGGCGTTCATTGCATTGATCGTGGCGCCGACTATCGGCGCCGTGCCGCAGGTCACCGTATTTTCCGCCGATGGCGTGCTGATCCTCATCAACCAGTTCATGGTGGGCGCGGCGCTCGGCATGACGATGCAGATTGCGTTCGCGTCCATCGATGCAGCCGGCGAGTTCATCGGCCAGCAGATGGGTCTAGGTTTTGCGACGCTCTACGATCCGCGGCAAGGCGGAAACGCGGTTGTGATTTCGCGATATCTGAATACGATCGCGTTCCTCGCTTTTCTCGTCTTCGATGGTCATCTGCAAATGATCAGCGCCCTCGTGCAGACGTTCCAGAACGTGCCGGTGAGCGCAAACGTGCTGGGTTCGATGACCCACGCGCGCGGCTGGCAGACGCTCGCCACCTACGGCGTGAGTATTTTCTCGACGGGGTTGTTGCTGTCGTTGCCTGTCGTGGCGGCGTTGTTGATCGCGAACCTGGCGCTCGGGATCCTGAATCGCGCGGCGCCGCAGATCGGGATTTTCCAGGTCGGATTTCCCGTCACCATGCTGGTGGGTTTCCTGCTGATCCAGTTGATGATCCCCAACCTGATCCCGTTTTTCCAGCGGATCTTCGAGAACGGGATCGATCAGATGGGACGGGTCGCGGCGGCGCTATAGTTTTCACCTTGATCGATGAGTCGTGTCGCTATTCACCGCATATTTTGCGGTGAATAGCCGTCGTAATCACCGCACACCACCCGCAAACAAAAAGGGCCACCCAAAAAAGGTGGCCCGAAACACTTCCTAACTACCCACATCATTCCCCGAATTTCTACTCCCCATCAACTGCTGATGTACTGGAACAGCGACATCTTTTGAATGCTGGCAAACGCCTGCTGCGCGCCCTGCAACGCGTTCTGCGTCAACTCGTACTGGCTGATCGAGCTGACGAGATTGATGCTGGTCAGGTCCTGAAGCGAGCTGGCGGTTTGCGTCGATGTCGTCTGCATCGCCGTCTGCGTTGCGGTCACTTCCTGCTCGCGGCCGCCAACGGATGCCTGCGTCGTCAGCACGTTGTTGTACATGTTGTTGACCTTCGTGCCGCCCGTGGTCAGCGCGTTTTGCAACGTCGCCTGCGCAGCCGGGTTGCCCGAGGTCGGCTGCTTCAAGGCGCTGATCAGCGAATCGAGCGTCGAGAAGATATCGGTGTCGGAGGCTTTGCCGGTGTTTGCGGGCGCGACCGTGAACGAATCGCCGTTGGCCGGCGCGCCGTCGATGGCCACTTTCTGCCCGCCGCCCAAAGCAATGTCCTGCTGCGCCACATATGGTGTCGCGGGCGTGATCGTGGCGCCGTTCTGGTCCTTGACCGTGTAGGTCGTGGTGGCCGTGGAACCCGTGCCGCTGGTCGCGAACGAAATCGTATAGGTCGATGCATTGCCAGGGTTGCCCCGGTCGCTCACATTGACCGCTCCGATGGTGCCGGAACCCGTATTGCCCGCCGCCGACGATGAAACCGGCAAGCTCTCGTTTGGCGACACGCTCTGGAACACGGTCGCGCCGTTATCGGCGACGTTGATCGAGCGGTTATCGGAAATCTGCACCTGGCGCTGGCCGTTGTCGCCGGCGTAGGTCGCGCCCGTGCCCGATGCGTTGTCGGTGAACGGCTGCGTCGTGCCCTTGAAGCCCGAGAAGATGTAGTTGCCGTTGGCGTCGGTGGAATTGCTGAGCGTCATCAGGTTGTCGCGGTAACCCTGCAACTGGGTCGCCATCGACGCGCGGTCGGTATCGTTGAATGATGCGTTGCCCGCACGATTCACGAGCGTCTGCACGCTCTGCATCACGTTGCCGATGCTCGTCAGCGTCGAATCTTCCTGCTGCAACGAAGTCAGCGCGGCAGACTGGTTGGTGCTGTACTGCGAGAGCGTGGCGGACTGGCTGCTTAACTGCACGGCCTGCGCGGCGCCGAGCGGATCGTCCGATGCGGTCTGGATTCTCTTTCCCGACGAAATCTGCGCGTACTGCGCCGCGAGCGATGCCTGCTGGTCGCTCATCGTCTGAACGTTCATCGTGAAGTACTGCGAGCTGGAAATACGCATCGTGAAAACCTCAGTTGAAGATGCCGAGCAGTGTCTGGAACAACGAGGAAGCCGTCTGGATGACCTTGCTGTTAGCCTGATAAAGCTGCTGGTACTGGATCAGATTGGCGGCTTCCTCGTTCAGGTTCACGCCGGACACAGATTGCTGCGCCGATGTCGCCTGGTTCAGCACCGCGGTCGCCGACGTGCTCGATGACTTCAGCGCGTTCGTCTGGTTGCCGATCTGGTTGACGAAGTTCGCGTAGGAACTGGTCAGGGTGTCGGTGCCGCCGTTCATCGACTTGGCGGTGCCGATGTTGGCCATCGCGAGGGCATTGCTGCCGTCGCTCGTGCCGCCTGTGTTTGCCGCGATCGTGAAGCTGTCGCCCGTGGACGGCGTACCGTTGAGGGTCGCGCTTACTCCTGCACCGTTGGATACGGTGAGGCCTTTCGTGGGGTCGTAGGCGAATGCGGTGCCGGCCGGAACTTTCGTGTTGTCCGGCAGCGTGATCTCTACGTTCGACGTCATGGTCTTGGCCGTGGCGTCGTACGTCAGCGTGATGCTGCTGGGAATCGAGTACCCGGCCGTCACGCTCGCCGCCGAGATCTTGCCCGTGCCCGTATTGCCTGTCGCCGCCGATGACACCGCCGGCGAAGCCGCGGCAATCGCCGACGGGTTCGAGTTGCTGAGCGAGAAGTTAGCGAGGGAACCGCGCGTGGGCTGGATCGTGAACGAATCACCTTTCGTCATCGATCCGCTTGCAATCGATATGTTCATCCCGGCGATGGTGCCGCTCACCGCGCCCGTGGACGAAGCGGTCAACTGACCGACGACTGCGCCCGACGAGCGGTCGGTGAGCGTGTACTTCGAGCCATCGAAGCCGAGCGAGTAGTCGCTGGTCGGTGGTTGCGTGCCATCGGCGATGGACACATCAAGCGTCGCGTTGCCGCTGTTGCGCGCGTTTGCATAGACGGTCGGGCTGCCGGTCGAGAACAACGCGCCGCCGGCGTTGCCGTTCAGATCGACGCCCAGTTCGTTCTGGTTGTTCAACTGCGTGGCGAAGCTGGTCGCAATCGCGCCGAGATTGGCCTGCGCCGGATCGAGCGACTGGCTGCGAAAGTCGAGCAAGCCGCCGATCGTGCCGCCGCCGCTGAACATCGAATCCGGCAAATACTGAGTCTGTTTGGCCGTCTGCGTGGAACCGTCGGAAGAGGCGTATGCAATCGACAGTTCGCTCGGGTCCGAGGGCGACGTTGCCGTCGTCAATGCGTACGAACTGCTGCCGGCGACCAGCGGCTGGCCATTTCCAAACGATACGTTGTAGCCGCTGTTGTTCGTGGTGACCTGGACGCTGACCAACTGGCTCAGGTTCGATACCGCGAGATCGCGCTGGTCGAGCAACTGGTTTGGCGGCTGCCCGGCCGAACTCGCGCTGGCGATCTGCACGTTGAGATCGGCGATCTGCTTGGCGTAGGTGTTGACCTGCGATACCGCGCTCTGCAGCGACTGGTTGACGCCGTCGCGAAGCTGGTTGTAGGTCGTGGCCGCGGCGTTCATCTGGTCGGAGAGCGATTGCGCGCTGCTCATCAGCGTTTGCCGCGTGGCCGTCGTTCCCGGGCTGTTCGCGACCGACTGCAAGCCGGTGAAATAGCTGGTGATGCCCGCGCCGATACCCGTCGTCGGATCGCCGACGAGGTTGTTCAGTTGCGAGAGCATCGAGTAGTACGTGTTCAGCGAGCTGCTGCTCGACTGCGAGCTGTTGAGCTGCTTCGTGAGGAAATCGCTGTATGAGCGCGAGACTGTGGCCGTCGTCACGCCTTGTCCGGCATAGCCCGACGCCGTGTACTGCCCGGATGACTCCTGGTACACGGGGCGCTCGAGCGTATAGCCTGGCGTGGAAGCGTTGCTGATGTTCTGGCCGGTCGTCGTCAGTCCCCACTGGGCTGCGTTAAGACCACTCACGCCAATATCGAATAGGTTGCTGGACATGCAAGGAATCCTGGTAGGGGCATGACGGCCGGCCCGCCGAATGGCGACACTGATGTATATCGGCCGAAATGGAAAAAAGTTGAGCGGACGCGCGGCGTTTCTCGGCGTTTCTGTTAATTCCCGCCACTGCCGCGTGCCCACTGCGCCTTGTCCGGATTATTCACCCGAGGAGCTCGAGGCAATCCGTGAAGCAGCGGGGCAATCGGGGCCTAATTCATCGAATGAACCCGGCCGGAACGCGCACGTTACGGGAACGAACGGACGCAATGGGGTGACGTGGCCGGAACACCCGGCGCGCCGATAAAAAAGCCCGCGATAAAACCGCGGGCTCCTTTGACAATCATCACCGCTGAAACTCAGCGCGCGAGCGACCGCCGCTTCATTTCGAGTTGCGTGATCAACCGCTGCAACGTGTTCTCCGCCGATCCCGGCAAACTCATGAACTTGAAGCCCAGCGTATAACGCCGGTCGCCTTTCGCGTTCACGATCTGGCGGTTCGACATCAGTTGCACGTCGAGCACGACCTTGCCCGGATTGCTGAAATGAAGCTCCACGTCTTTCAGGATCACGCCGACTTCCAGCGCCGCAACGCGTTCGTCCATGGTCCGAAGCGCAACACCGCCAAGCGAGAGGTCGTTGACTTCAAAGCGAAAACGCTCGCCGCTCGGCAAAATGCCGCTGCAGATATACGGGTCGAGCACGGGCGCTTCCACACGGAAATACTCGCGTCGCTGCATATAAAACAGGACGGGCGGGAAGTCGGCTTCGAACGCCGGACGTCCTTCGAAAACGATTTCACGCGGCGTACCCGTCGCGAATTCGACGCGAACGCCATCCGGGCTCGCGCTGAACATCAGGTTCTCGGTCGAGAGGACGGCGGCGTTTTCATCGGCAACCGCGCCCCAGTCGAAGACGAACGTCCGGGCAGCGGGATTCACGTCGAGCAGGCGGGTCACGATCTGCCCCTTGCCGTGATCGACAGTGAGGAAATCGCCCCGATTGACGAGGTTGCGCAGGGAAACACCGATTTCCAGCGGATTACGCCTGCCAAAATCGGGATGGTCGGACTCGTCGTCAGCGATGTCGGAACCGTTCGACTCATTCATGTTCATGGGCTTGCCGTGTTCGTTTGCTCGCGCCGCCTCGAGTATCAAGGCCGGTGCGCGTCCAACCAGACCGTGTAGATCCGGCACTTCGGTGTTCCATTTAGCGGCAATAGGGCAGGTTTATTTAGGGCTGACAGCAAAAAATACCTAAAAATCCCGTTTTACCCCTGATTAACCTCGATTTCGCAACCGAAAACGTCCAAAGCGCACGAAAAGAAACAAACCCGCTCTCAGCCCCATTTTCTATGCGGCTCGGCCGGCGGCCCATCCCGCGCGCTGCAGAATGCGGGAATGGCTCACCGGCCGGCTTCGTCTTCTATTGCGACATTGGCCCCGTCGCTTATGACACATTACTCGTAATACGTTTCGCCTACCCGACAAATTGCAGCAAAACGCGCGCCAGTGCACGCTTCTTCACGCAATGTGTTTCATTATCGAAATCAGTTTCTTCGCGTATTGCGGATCGGTCGCGTATCCGGCTTTCTGCATGCCGTGCGCGAAGCCGGCGGCATCGCGCGATGCTTCGACCACCGGCGCGTAGCGCGGGTTGCTCTTGAGCACGCTGGCGTAGTCGGTGAGCGCGTCCTCGTAGGAGTCGTACGCACGGAACTTCTCCACCACTTTCTGCGGCTTGCCGTTCACGTATTCGGTCGTCACGGCGTTCGTGGTCTTGCCGGTCCAGTCGCTCGTCGCCTTGATCCCGAACACGTTGTGGCTGGTGCTGCCATCGGCATTCTTGATTTCGCGCTTGCCCCAGCCCGACTCCAGCGCCGCCTGTCCAATGATGAAGCGTGCCGGAATGCCCGTCGCGGCGCTCGCGGCCTGCGCAGGTGCGGCCAGCCGGTCGACGAACCCCGCCACCTTGTCCGTTCCCACACCGCGTGCGGCCGGTTCGAGCGCGCTGTTGGCGCTGTAGCCCTTGCCTTGCAGCGCATCCTTCGATGCACCCGATGCCGCCGTGTTCGCATAAGCCTTCGCCATGGCGTTCATTGCGGCGATGTTGCCGGCGTTCGCGCTGCTGTCGCCACTAGCGCCCGCGCCGGTCGGGTCAAGGCTCGAGGGCGTTCCCGCGCCCGCGTTGCGCATCAGTTGCTTGAGCATCATGTCCGCCACGCCGATGCCCTTCGATCCCATGTTCTGCGCCATTTGCTGGTCGAGCATGGACGTGAAGGTGGCGGTGTCGTGGGAATCGAACGGGCTGTCGGACGGCGTCGCCTCGCGCATGCTCTTCAGCATCATCTGCGTGAAGACCGTGTCGAATTGCTTGGCCGCCGCCTTCAAACCCGCCTGCGGCGAGGCGTTGGCCTGGGCGCGCATGGCGTCGAAACCTTGCACATCGAGCGCAAACCGGTTCGATAAAGAACTCAGGCCGCTGCTCGTGTCCGAGCCACCCAGTGATGCCAGCGTGCTGTTTGCCGTCCCGTTCGCGTTCATGTGCGCTTGTCCTTATATGATTTCCAGGTCGGCGCGCAAGGCGCCTGCTGCTTTCATCGACTGGAGGATCGAGATCAGATCCGCCGGCGTCGCGCCCAGCGCGTTGAGCGCCTTGACCACGTCGGCGAGCGTCGCGCTCGCCGCGACAGTCTTGAGCGCGCCCGTGTCCTGCTTCAACTGGATATTCGATTGCCGCGCGGCCACCGTCTGGCCGTTCGAGAATGCGCCCGGCTGGCTGACAGCCGTTTGCGTGTTGATCACCACGGACAGATTGCCGTGTGCGACGGCACAGTTCTGCAACGTCACCATCTGGTTCATCACGATGGAACCCGTGCGCGCGTTCAGGATCACCTTGGCGGCGGCCTGCGACGGACGCACATCGATATTCTCGAGCTGCGCCATGAACGACACCTGGCTCGTCGGATCGGTCGGGGCGCGAAGCTGGATCGTGCGGCCGTCCAGTGCGACTGCCGTGCCCATGCCGAACTGATTGTTCACGGCCGCCACGATCTTCTGCGCGTTGTCGAAGTCCATGTCGCGCAATTCCATCTGC includes:
- a CDS encoding flagellar brake protein; its protein translation is MNMNESNGSDIADDESDHPDFGRRNPLEIGVSLRNLVNRGDFLTVDHGKGQIVTRLLDVNPAARTFVFDWGAVADENAAVLSTENLMFSASPDGVRVEFATGTPREIVFEGRPAFEADFPPVLFYMQRREYFRVEAPVLDPYICSGILPSGERFRFEVNDLSLGGVALRTMDERVAALEVGVILKDVELHFSNPGKVVLDVQLMSNRQIVNAKGDRRYTLGFKFMSLPGSAENTLQRLITQLEMKRRSLAR
- the flgL gene encoding flagellar hook-associated protein FlgL, encoding MRISSSQYFTMNVQTMSDQQASLAAQYAQISSGKRIQTASDDPLGAAQAVQLSSQSATLSQYSTNQSAALTSLQQEDSTLTSIGNVMQSVQTLVNRAGNASFNDTDRASMATQLQGYRDNLMTLSNSTDANGNYIFSGFKGTTQPFTDNASGTGATYAGDNGQRQVQISDNRSINVADNGATVFQSVSPNESLPVSSSAAGNTGSGTIGAVNVSDRGNPGNASTYTISFATSGTGSTATTTYTVKDQNGATITPATPYVAQQDIALGGGQKVAIDGAPANGDSFTVAPANTGKASDTDIFSTLDSLISALKQPTSGNPAAQATLQNALTTGGTKVNNMYNNVLTTQASVGGREQEVTATQTAMQTTSTQTASSLQDLTSINLVSSISQYELTQNALQGAQQAFASIQKMSLFQYISS
- the fliR gene encoding flagellar biosynthetic protein FliR; this encodes MFSVTYAQLNVWLTSFLWPFTRILALIATAPLLSHLAVPVRVKVGVAAFIALIVAPTIGAVPQVTVFSADGVLILINQFMVGAALGMTMQIAFASIDAAGEFIGQQMGLGFATLYDPRQGGNAVVISRYLNTIAFLAFLVFDGHLQMISALVQTFQNVPVSANVLGSMTHARGWQTLATYGVSIFSTGLLLSLPVVAALLIANLALGILNRAAPQIGIFQVGFPVTMLVGFLLIQLMIPNLIPFFQRIFENGIDQMGRVAAAL
- the flgK gene encoding flagellar hook-associated protein FlgK, with the translated sequence MSSNLFDIGVSGLNAAQWGLTTTGQNISNASTPGYTLERPVYQESSGQYTASGYAGQGVTTATVSRSYSDFLTKQLNSSQSSSSSLNTYYSMLSQLNNLVGDPTTGIGAGITSYFTGLQSVANSPGTTATRQTLMSSAQSLSDQMNAAATTYNQLRDGVNQSLQSAVSQVNTYAKQIADLNVQIASASSAGQPPNQLLDQRDLAVSNLSQLVSVQVTTNNSGYNVSFGNGQPLVAGSSSYALTTATSPSDPSELSIAYASSDGSTQTAKQTQYLPDSMFSGGGTIGGLLDFRSQSLDPAQANLGAIATSFATQLNNQNELGVDLNGNAGGALFSTGSPTVYANARNSGNATLDVSIADGTQPPTSDYSLGFDGSKYTLTDRSSGAVVGQLTASSTGAVSGTIAGMNISIASGSMTKGDSFTIQPTRGSLANFSLSNSNPSAIAAASPAVSSAATGNTGTGKISAASVTAGYSIPSSITLTYDATAKTMTSNVEITLPDNTKVPAGTAFAYDPTKGLTVSNGAGVSATLNGTPSTGDSFTIAANTGGTSDGSNALAMANIGTAKSMNGGTDTLTSSYANFVNQIGNQTNALKSSSTSATAVLNQATSAQQSVSGVNLNEEAANLIQYQQLYQANSKVIQTASSLFQTLLGIFN
- the flgJ gene encoding flagellar assembly peptidoglycan hydrolase FlgJ, with product MNANGTANSTLASLGGSDTSSGLSSLSNRFALDVQGFDAMRAQANASPQAGLKAAAKQFDTVFTQMMLKSMREATPSDSPFDSHDTATFTSMLDQQMAQNMGSKGIGVADMMLKQLMRNAGAGTPSSLDPTGAGASGDSSANAGNIAAMNAMAKAYANTAASGASKDALQGKGYSANSALEPAARGVGTDKVAGFVDRLAAPAQAASAATGIPARFIIGQAALESGWGKREIKNADGSTSHNVFGIKATSDWTGKTTNAVTTEYVNGKPQKVVEKFRAYDSYEDALTDYASVLKSNPRYAPVVEASRDAAGFAHGMQKAGYATDPQYAKKLISIMKHIA